In Armatimonadota bacterium, a genomic segment contains:
- the rpmE gene encoding 50S ribosomal protein L31: MKKGIHPQYYQATVTCACGETFVTGSTKAVIRVDVCSRCHPLYTGQRKLVDAEGRVQKFARKYGLKVS, from the coding sequence ATGAAGAAGGGCATCCATCCCCAGTACTATCAGGCCACGGTGACCTGCGCCTGCGGTGAGACGTTCGTCACAGGGTCGACGAAGGCGGTGATCCGGGTCGACGTCTGCTCGCGCTGCCACCCCCTCTACACCGGACAGCGCAAGCTGGTGGACGCGGAAGGCCGCGTGCAGAAGTTCGCCAGGAAGTACGGGTTGAAGGTCTCGTAA